In Sesamum indicum cultivar Zhongzhi No. 13 linkage group LG1, S_indicum_v1.0, whole genome shotgun sequence, the sequence TCGGGTAGTTGTACTctaggtttttttttaattattataaagcaatgaaattttattcataaaatatattgcaaTGGCAAAGAATCACAAGAgacattcaatttttgcaaacatCATTAGCAAACaacatgaacaaaataatCCATCAAGTCATTACATTCTAAATTTCTAATCATCAATTTACAATTACATGTGAAGTACTAGATCTAAAATAGTCCAAACTCCAAAGTAGTCcaatcaaatatcaattatggTTGAATCAACTCGAAATTTTGTCAGctctacaagaaaacaaacaaaaaaaattgagattaatataaataaaagtatatagaatttaatataaaacaaagcaaaagaaaaaataaaaagtacctTGCTCAAACATTTCAATTTCACTTAAATCTTCTTCTATGCTTATTGGCTTGGAATCTTTACGGATCCAATCTTGAGCACAAATAATAGCTTGAACAATTTTAGGAGATAGTGAGCTCCTAAATGCATCAAGAACACGTCCACCAGTGCTAAATGCGGCCTCTGAAGCAACAGTCGAGATAGGAACTGCCAATATATCTCGAGCCATCTTTAAGAGAATCGAAAACCTCTAAGTGTTCACTTTCCaccattttaatatatcaaacttttcCCTATACTCTTCGACATCCTCACTGAGatacttttaatatatcaaacttttcCCTATACTCTTCGACATCCTCACTGAGATACTTCTCTAACTCTGATTTCACATGATCTTTTCCCCCTGTCATGTACATCATGTACTCTTGTTGTAAAGAAAACCTGCGAGTCTCATTGTCTTCATCATGCATAAACATTTTCTttgatgaggaagaagatgaagaaaaacGACTAGACGATGAACCCGGGCTTTCTAAAGTTCCTTGAAGAGCGTGTCCATATCTTAACTTGTAATCATTGAACAACTCATGAAGACCATCTCGTACTCTCTCTTTCAGTACATCACTTTGTCCAATACcaccatataatttatcaaaggAAAATTCTATAAACCCCAATTTGTGACGTGGATCAAGTATCACACCATAATACAAAACCGTATTCATCTTTTCAATTGATCCCCAATACatgtaaaatttttctttcatttttcttgttatatcACTTAATTCAACATCATCACTATTCAACAATCTTCGGAGAAGCAAATCAACTTCACATATTTCATGAAACACAATATTAGATGTGACATATGAAGAACCGGAAATGCACAATGTGAGATTTTAAAAATGCTTCAAAAACTTCAATAACATCTTTGCCCTATCCCAGTCAGATTCAATAGGAACcccatcaaatggtttctttGAAAGATCAGTTCTATAAGCAACATCTATATCTTCATAAGCATCAAATGCCCTTTTAAGACATATCGCAGCTTCTAACATCAAGTAGGTGGAGTTCCATCTGGTAGGTACATCAAGAGACCATCAAGTAGGTGGAGTTCCATCTGGTAGGTACATCAAGAgacaataacttttttatttccataaatTCAGcacattcttgaaattttttgtaccTAGCGGAGAGTTTCTCACATACCTAACTGCCCCTCTAATACGAGATATTGCCTCATGCTCATCCTTCCCTTTCAAACCATCCTGAACCACAAGGTTGATTATATGTGCTATACACCTCATGTGCACATATTTTCcacctaaaatattttgaccccagttttcaagtttctttttcaaataaaccATAGCTCCATCATTAGAAGATGCATTATCAACAGTAATCGTAAAAATCCTATCAATACCCCATTCAAGCAAACATTTCTCTACTAACTTCTTCACTTTTGTGTCCGataattggacaaaaattcaaaattctcttATGTAAATTCCaatcatcatcaataaaatGAGCAGTGAGACACATGTAATTGACTTTTTGAATAGATATCCAAGTGTCTGTTGTAATGCAAACCCTTTGAgcatgatttttaataaatgactTCAATTTTGCTCTTTCATTGACATACATATGGAAAATGTCTTTTGTTATTGTCCTTCTTGATGGAATAGCAAACATTGGACAAGCCACTGACATAAAATGTCTAAATCCAGAATTCTCAACCTTTTTAAATGGGAGCTCATTTACAACCAACATATAAGACAAAGCCTCtctaattttctctttatcaAATCTCCAATTGACAAGAGGGCCTCGTTTTCGCCTAAACGAATTGATTGAAAAGACAATCTCGTCTGATTGGTGAAAACATCATGAGGTTTATTCTTGCAAGATTCAAAGTGGTTCTTTAGATGCCTAGTTCCATGTACTTTTGGATCGGCTTTGATTTTCCTAGTACAATATTTGCATCTAGTCTTTTGtactttatctttttcacagtaaaatttatgaaaatggtCCCACCAAGGTGATCTAGAAGTCACtaccctcttttttcttttcttagaaTCAAGTGGAATATCGTCCTCATCCTCTGACATATCCATACCCTTATCAACATCAAAGTCAACATGATCACCACTGACCTAATTATGAACCATGTTCATATTTATGCCTTGATCTTGAGCATCTGATAAGTCTACAGTAAGTGAATATTGAGATTGAGAATTTGAAATCTGCAAGATTAAAACATCCACATGTAAGATACATAAGATCCCGTAATCAATGGACGAAAAGTATATTAACCCTAAGAATTCATGagaatcaattttaatatgaagCACATTGATTATGCATGAGTTTTCACTGTTCAAATTATGAAACAAATTTTTAGGGTGAAAAGCTTATATGAAGGGAAATTTGATGTGATTAAATGTGAGAGCTCATGTTTATTCTAGGTGAACTTCAGACTTGTATCTTTTGCAATGTTTTCAGGCAATCGCAGCAAAGGGGGGTCATTTCCTAGAAACTCCAGTATCAGGTAGCAAAAAACCTGCTGAGGATGGTCAACTAGTTATCCTTGCTGCTGGAGAAAAGGTGAGAGCTCTTGTTATAACACTTATGTCACTTAAACATTCATTCCCTTGGGCTAACTAGGCAGCCTCTGTAAAGTCCTATCACATTGAGATAGGagatgaaaataatttcagaGTCTTCCCTGTCATACGTGTAGAAGCAATtggaaattttaatatctatgttgctttctacaattttaattacatcTTGAGCTGTATCTCATGAATTAAAGTTTCTTAATAgacaaaaagtatattaacCCTTTATTTCTTAACAATTCCTGATTTCATTTTGGTATAAATCAATTGTACATAccaaaatgaaatagaaaaaaacagagaagCAAGTTAAGGAAGAAGAGGTTTACACCAAAATTGCAGAAacactatataatataaagatgCCATTACCGTGTGTAGGGGTGGGCCGACGGCAACAGGACAGGCGGCGAGTGGTGGCTGGCAGGCTAAGAGTCTCGGGCGACGGCGACGGCGACGGtgagagagaggaagaaatGAAACACAGGAGCAGGAGCAAGAGAGTCtgagagagagatggagaCAGGAAccctattaaaattttccccCTTTTGATGTCGGTACCCGATCGGGGTAATCGGCTTGGGTTTTAAAATCCGAACCCGATCCGACTAAAAATAGGCGGGTTTCGGTTTATCCGAACCCGCCATAAAAACCCGAACAAACTGCCATGTTTTACCCGAACCTGATCGGGTCGGGTTGGGACCCAATGAACCTGACCCGATTGCCCACCACAACCACGAATGAATATAGCTCTAACCTAAGTAGCGTAACAGTTTCCATGTTTCTTTACATTTCCACACCTCCGGATGCCCATACACACCAGCAAACCTCCACTGTTAGACTCTTTATCTACTTTAATCGAGGCATTTGTGTGATTTTGAGAGTATGATTATATTCATACCTCAACATGTTTATCCCAAAGCAATATAAGACCACCAGATTTACCTTGGGAGTCTACCCCCACTCCATAGTAATTCAATCTTTCCTTCAACTTGTCATGTCTCCTCTTCTAGGACTTAGTTTTGGAGAGGAAAATCAAGCTGAGGCTATGGAGTTTTAATAGATCAACAAGGTTTCAACTGTCCATGGGGCCCCAGACCCTACCAGATCCAGCTAAGGATTTTCATAACTCCTGGCGAGATGCTCCGTAGTCTCAGCCAATAAAAAATCTGAATCCTCATCGACCAACTAAGCTCATTTTTTACCACGTTACTCGCCCATGCACCCAATCAATTATAGTAATGCCTCGTTCCCTTTTCCGAACGGCCATCATGGCCTTGGAGCCAATACGCCTCCCCCTTTTCTAATAGTGCCTCTCCTACCACCACCTCTCGCTGCAAACATGAGATGAATATTGATAAGAACTGTTTCTGATAGTGCCATCGAAGCATGATAGGCCACCATATTCTTGATTAGCTAAAAATGTGACACAACTCCCTCTCTTCCACGATCCCTTTGCCCCTGGGCATCACCTCACCACGGTTCGACGCGTTCATGTCCATATTGCACCTAGGAGCCTAAACATTGATCTCTACCACTCTCTCACTATCCACACTGGCGCCTAACATTGTTGGTTGGGAACTTGCACCATCATGTACAACAAACACCCCAAAAGTCTTAGCTCCTTTTCTATTTGAACCTCGTTGAGTAGACACCAATAACGTCTTCTTTCGTCTATTAAAACTTAATGCTGCTTTAGGATGAAATCTATTTGGAATTGTGGCTCTCAGCTAGGGGCCGAAGGGAGTATTCGTGCCTGGGTTTTGAAAGCCTTCTTCGAAGTGCTTCAAACAGTATTTCACAATGTGACCTAAGCATCGACATAACTAGTAGAAGTTGGGGAGCCTCTCATATGAAAACGTCACCATATGCTCCTCTCCCATGTAGTCTTAAGTTTAAGTGCCCGAGGTAGCGGGAGAGTGACGTTGATTGCAGCCCTGATTACACAATGTTGCCCCCCATGCAGACCATAATAGTTCCATCTCCAAGTCTCTAAATTTCCCGATTTTGTTGCGAATAAAAGCTGCAATCCCAAGATTAATCTTAGTCAGAGGCAAATCATGTACATCAACATAGAAATCAGACCAACCAAGGTCGACGTGCATCAGATTCTCATTCACGTCAATGCCGCTCAAGACTAACACGTTCTTCTCAAAACTCCATGGGAACATGATTAAACCTAAGGAGGAATTGGTCGGTAGGGAGTTGTTTGATCTCCATACCCTTCACCGACAAAATTGTGCTCCGTAATGATGCGCACTGTCCCTCAAAGTTCACCGTTCTCCTGGATAAAAGACAACCCACCAGGCAAAGCTAATAATATGTTAAATTAGATTGCCAAAAGAACATCTGGAATGTCCAACTCATCCACCTCCTCTTCCCCTAACTTAAGAGCATATCTCAATCTGTTAGTGATCGATTCCACATCCTCCATGATCAGTGATACGTGGAGtagtagaaaaagaaagaagacgATCAACATAAGCCCTGAATGAATCCTGACATCGTCGAAAGCTGAAGAGGGGACACCTGAAAGCCAGAAAAACCAGCAAGAAGCAGAACTATAACAAGAAGACCACACTAACAAACTAGacagagaaaaaaaaggaacaaaacAGTAAGGAAACTAGAAACACAACCCTAGCAAGTTAGTATAACCAAAAGGAACGATACGAGAGCAAAGCGAACGAAACTAGAGAAAATCCTAACACTAATCCCTAACTATAACACGAAGACAGAGAAGACCTACAGGCACCGAAAAGGATAACAACAGTAAAACTAAGATCAGATGGAGAAGACGGCTCAAATCTCACTGGTTCGATCATCGGTACAGTACACTGGCATCGGCTCCTGTCAAAACGACGGACCCCTCAAAGCAAAGGGAATGTAGACTCCCATGCAGGAAGAATTActagataaattttaatatttaacataCTCTAAAATTCTTCATAAAAATTCTGTTATATAATGTTTCTTGTACAAGATCGaagtaatgaaaaaaataagtattgaaTACTAAAGTTTATTATCCACTTATCCTGGTGTTTTCATTAAGTATATTTGTACTgttaaaatagtttaaaaaataactaatacacatcaacaaataaaaaaaataattaatatgaggTAAGGTAACGTTATTGGAAGGTAATAAATATTCCTAACCttaaaactaatatataaggttattttattcaaattaaaaaaaaaagaaagaaattcagacat encodes:
- the LOC105156926 gene encoding zinc finger BED domain-containing protein RICESLEEPER 1-like: MFPWSFEKNVLVLSGIDVNENLMHVDLGWSDFYVDVHDLPLTKINLGIAAFIRNKIGKFRDLEMELLWIFTITVDNASSNDGAMVYLKKKLENWGQNILGGKYVHMRCIAHIINLVVQDGLKGKDEHEAISRIRGAVRWNSTYLMLEAAICLKRAFDAYEDIDVAYRTDLSKKPFDGVPIESDWDRAKMLLKLLNSDDVELSDITRKMKEKFYMYWGSIEKMNTVLYYGVILDPRHKLGFIEFSFDKLYGGIGQSDVLKERVRDGLHELFNDYKLRYGHALQGTLESPGSSSSRFSSSSSSSKKMFMHDEDNETRRFSLQQEYMMYMTGGKDHVKSELEKYLSEDVEEYREKFDILKVSQ